The following proteins are co-located in the Diorhabda carinulata isolate Delta chromosome 4, icDioCari1.1, whole genome shotgun sequence genome:
- the LOC130893544 gene encoding uncharacterized protein LOC130893544: MAGKPDLSAATGIQNVIVYVSDDNFAQAYSLGQQNVQETNHIVQGNGYDTLSNQNTSMVGPAKAFREKPTIKLVDYGIKQQQVDNIQQRDYYNNTVPQSRPGYNYPPLPQPEYSQNIVNDGTFHNGNGENVDILQQEGKQTPGSICNNIRVREDCSSCETYVEQDYTKVVGTDIPVQGMCYDTVRLEAADSSCSSLSSSDDGSQVLPNQTSEMVVYDPNINLQSGNVVLTVGSPLQQQQQQLQLQQQQMQQQSNNQLIDNYGTLQRPTITVPYGWKRLLNNGSVIYISPSCTALRSPDQIKEYLLTAGTCKCGLECHFKHESVFNFDPKVIGKPYVMQPDSKSNMTKLCNHKRKIMPLVPLEGPPLDSNIKFQRELGMKKKKRRIGLPYIDGVPVSQLMTHREKVALNQNTDKAAAQQQVFSDYPANNQQQNHVIKYQDQQGNRVILGDSTVMVQQSNINNDIPSPDVIKNDPPVHQMNNMPVYNSQPRQVMGSNGQILHVRGPANNQGNVYHMPQPPGPRMITQMPKVDQPEEHRIFISRQPTEPTGPGRPQHIQIVRVNAPNTQKVMETHQMVDRNQPKRHMQPLQPQFCNPQQYQQVQLCAPHRHVRPYNQANTGFRPHRMVYQPNQNMQAGTQPNMQKVNWSNQMLRRSTTIEQQKHLEHQQKQLEQQQLEQQQKQLEQQQQNQANICERVPPLYQHTPPVAVCQEDMRRKKVKMGKFTKNRPYRLVEGSCTNNHFSCPNIDIRHIPQENRPVMMNNFSQNMKSSSPSFMEDPSGYLAQQTALLNNTINRQTGATGCAGFTCNSPGSLCQNPLQQNLNSSPTSSPSQELPPSNNVMINEPVNNLLKTSRNNFSRIQQEACKPISPLQQNNIIQVQPNFGNNKSHQYSAHCRCCVTEGFQVNYPVKTGRPSSSNVPGTLDDPVTSSTSFEKQFNQNNVDIQPIQGGTVSTSNISPMDNNSDPPTPERMVDNSQISSTGLYAAYNQVDHTNEFIGHNRSTLCKDTDNVCCFHSQASPLVTTMASSRTVGSNTITSVLAGRTNTTTTSLNTPSSITGSFVTRATGQNTSTVQSQPVTKSPLEMVQSIVSSIQIPNISQPSQIVKEAIPQEQHILVSSGEQVIMGGSNEDVHAPQKVMTNEGMPPVTVSPMVTNVTSSVGTVIPAVGQQVLGQQTVLVNALPAPFVLQPGISMTMEGVPVGQNLQLPQFVTGNIIQQPIQIDNTEGRRMPPLLSPDTKKKGKKRKEPAQTVANMLQFATQQNPSVVLSPQGFPQQIQMNSPQSVTATPVMQAVTIVPNKTGAPAQIIMSDPSMTNSNLGTQQLITNSQSQQINLLQPVNLINGTGMVQNFPAIHQFIVPNLGGMVVNPDGTATILQDTSNLGMQLQFQNVNGQNMLTSVQNNTLFNNGQTIFATGPSGMVIRTPTSQGKLIQQQHSPVAQFLSPNGGQFIMNGSQFSGQLSPLVASVSPNQQVTFNSPPQQIRSNNSLQPPQQEYIHMNGQTLIVPCSPASTIPVSNQTSNQNTTFLQQNTTIVQQQTTMLTNQGLQNFPNNQQGGSKSTMLNSSIEESRESPKSSSHCRQSVSTQTAVNQNVQAIITNTSCQTSTISASSPPDTTTMSPVPVASEMQSPILADTTTHNDDGLSPVPLSCSTGRNESNIRSESQSCTMAMVHCISSSEPDPSDMQNLDHDWKQSLQASSSSINGTYTDMTHIGKISTSPTHLVSAESSSLVTSLHYGVSDQEPISSSKHFDRKKTATDCCVVMETHHEQVSLFGGSADALNQNELEEEIEDNGADGNGQGSEGEEDDDTNEGYLVGSLLINS, from the exons ATGGCAGGAAAACCTGACTTATCAGCAGCCACTGGCATTCAAAATGTTATCGTGTATGTTTCTGATGACAATTTTGCACAGGCATACTCTTTAGGACAGCAAAATGTACAAGAAACTAATCACATTGTTCAAG gCAATGGCTATGATACCCTCTCAAATCAAAACACTTCTATGGTTGGACCTGCAAAAGCTTTTAGGGAAAAACCAACTATTAAACTTGTTGACTATGGTATAAAACAGCAGCAAGTTGACAATATACAACAACGTGATTACTATAATAATACTGTACCTCAAAGTAGACCTgg aTATAATTATCCACCTTTGCCACAACCagaatattcacaaaatattgtAAACGATGGTACTTTCCATAATGGTAATGGTGAGAATGTGGATATTCTCCAACAGGAAGGGAAGCAAACTCCTGGGTCTATCTGCAACAATATTAGAGTACGCGAAGATTGTTCTAGTTGTGAAACTTATGTGGAACAAGATTATACAAAGGTTGTGGGAACAGACATACCTGTACAG GGCATGTGCTATGACACTGTTCGACTAGAAGCAGCAGACTCCAGTTGCAGTAGTTTGAGTTCCTCCGATGATGGTTCACAAGTGCTACCAAATCAAACCTCTGAAATGGTTGTTTATGATCCTAACATAAATTTACAATCTGGTAATGTGGTACTTACAGTTGGATCTCCTTtgcaacaacaacaacaacagcTACAACTTCAACAGCAACAGATGCAACAACaatcaaataatcaattaattgataattatggTACACTTCAGAGGCCAACAATTACTGTACCATATGGTTGGAAAAGACTATTGAACAATGGATCAGTTATTTATATAAG tcctAGCTGCACAGCTTTAAGGTCACCCGATCAAATAAAGGAATACTTATTAACCGCTGGTACTTGTAAGTGCGGATTAGAATGTCATTTCAAACATGAATCTGTATTTAATTTTGATCCTAAG GTGATTGGGAAACCATATGTTATGCAACCCGATTCTAAATCAAATATGACAAAATTGTGCAAccacaaaagaaaaataatgcctttAGTTCCTCTCGAAGGCCCGCCACTTGATTCTAATATTAAATTCCAAAGAG AACTTGgtatgaaaaaaaagaaaagaagaattggCTTACCTTATATAGATGGAGTTCCTGTTTCCCAGTTAATGACACACCGGGAAAAAGTAGCATTAAATCAAAATACAGATAAAGCAGCAGCACAACAACAG GTGTTTTCTGATTATCCTGCAAATAATCAACAACAGAACCatgtaataaaatatcaagATCAACAAGGTAATAGAGTGATATTAGGTGATAGTACAGTAATGGTTCAACAATCGAATATAAACAACGATATACCTTCCCCAgatgttataaaaaatgatcCTCCTGTCCATCAAATGAATAATATGCCTGTTTACAATTCACAACCCAGACAAGTGATGGGTTCGAATGGACAAATTTTACATGTTCGAGGTCCTGCTAATAATCAAGGAAATGTTTATCATATGCCTCAACCACCAG GTCCTCGCATGATAACCCAAATGCCAAAAGTAGATCAACCTGAAGaacatagaatttttattaGTCGCCAACCAACTGAACCTACTGGACCGGGAAGGCCTCAACACATACAAATTGTTCGGGTAAATGCACCTAATACACAAAAGGTCATGGAGACTCACCAAATGGTTGACAGGAATCAACCAAAACGCCATATGCAGCCACTTCAACCACAATTTTGCAATCCTCAACAGTATCAACAG GTTCAACTATGTGCTCCACATAGGCACGTAAGGCCATACAATCAGGCAAATACAGGCTTCAGACCTCATCGTATGGTCTACCAACCAAATCAAAATATGCAGGCGGGTACACAACCCAATATGCAAAAAGTGAACTGGTCCAATCAAATGCTTCGTAGATCAACCACCATTGAACAGCAGAAGCATCTGGAACATCAACAAAAGCAATTAGAACAACAACAACTGGAACAACAGCAGAAACAATTAGAACAGCAACAGCAGAATCAAGCAAATATTTGCGAGAGGGTACCACCTTTGTATCAACATACACCCCCAGTAGCCGTTTGCCAGGAAGATATGAGGAGGAAAAAGGTTAAGATGGGGAAGTTTACTAAAAATAGACCCTATCGACTG gTGGAAGGATCATGTACCAATAATCACTTCTCCTGTCCCAACATTGACATAAGACACATACCTCAAGAAAATAGACCAGTAATGATGAATAACTTCTCGCAAAATATGAAAAGCTCCAGTCCTTCTTTCATGGAGGATCCTAGTGGGTATTTAGCACAACAAACGGCTCTGCTAAATAATACTATTAATAGACAAACag GCGCTACTGGATGTGCTGGTTTCACGTGCAACAGCCCAGGGTCTTTATGTCAGAATCCTCTACAACAAAATCTTAATAGCAGTCCTACAAGTTCGCCTTCACAAGAATTACCCCCTTCCAATAATGTAATGATAAATGAACCAGTGAATAATCTTCTAAAAACGTCCCGCAATAATTTCAGTAGAATTCAACAGGAAGCTTGTAAACCCATTTCACCTcttcaacaaaataatataatacaagTTCAACCGAACTTTGGGAATAACAAGTCACATCAGTATTCTGCACATTGCCGTTGTTGTGTCACTGAAGGATTCCAGGTTAACTATCCTGTGAAAACAGGGAGAccaagtagttcaaatgtaccaggGACTTTAGATGATCCAGTAACTTCTTCAACGTCATTTGAAAAgcaatttaatcaaaacaatgtagATATACAACCTATACAAGGAGGTACTGTCAGCACTAGTAATATTTCTCCAATGGACAATAATTCGGATCCTCCGACACCAGAAAGAATGGTAGACAATTCTCAAATATCTAGTACAGGATTGTATGCTGCTTATAATCAAGTTGACCATACTAACGAGTTTATAGGTCACAATCGATCAACATTGTGTAAAGATACTGATAATGTTTGTTGCTTCCATTCTCAAGCTTCACCCCTAGTTACTACTATGGCGAGTAGTAGAACTGTGGGCAGCAATACAATTACATCAGTTTTAGCTGGTAGAACCAATACTACTACAACTTCATTGAATACTCCTTCTTCTATAACGGGCTCCTTCGTAACTAGAG CAACTGGTCAAAATACTTCCACTGTCCAATCGCAACCAGTTACGAAGTCTCCTTTAGAAATGGTACAAAGCATCGTTAGCAGtattcaaattccaaatatatcacAACCTTCTCAAATTGTGAAGGAAGCAATTCCACAAGAACAACACATATTGGTGTCATCGGGAGAACAAGTTATCATGGGAGGATCTAACGAAGATGTACACGCACCTCAGAAAGTTATGACTAATGAAG GTATGCCTCCTGTTACGGTTTCTCCAATGGTAACGAACGTAACATCATCTGTAGGTACTGTAATTCCTGCCGTCGGTCAACAAGTTCTTGGTCAACAAACTGTCTTAGTAAACGCTCTTCCCGCTCCATTTGTTCTCCAACCAGGAATTTCTATGACCATGGAGGGAGTGCCTGTAGGACAGAATCTTCAATTACCACAATTTGTTACTGGCAACATCATTCAACAACCAATACAAATTGATAATACTGAAGGGCGTAGAATGCCTCCTCTTTTATCTCCCGATACAAAGAAGAAGGGCAAAAAGAGAAAAGAACCTGCGCAGACCGTTGCCAATATGCTACAGTTTGCTACTCAACAGAACCCCAGTGTAGTATTATCACCACAAGGTTTCCCACAACAAATACAAATGAATAGTCCACAGTCTGTAACCGCTACACCTGTAATGCAAGCTGTCACTATCGTACCTAATAAAACTGGAGCACCTGCTCAAATTATCATGAGTGACCCTTCTATGACCAACTCTAACTTAGGCACTCAACAATTAATAACTAACTCTCAATCACAACAAATAAATCTGCTACAACCAGTGAATTTGATAAATGGTACTGGAATGGTTCAAAATTTTCCagcaattcatcaatttattgtACCTAATTTGGGAGGTATGGTTGTAAATCCAGATGGCACAGCTACAATCCTTCAAGATACTTCAAATTTGGGAATGCAGCTCCAATTTCAGAATGTTAATGGACAAAATATGCTGACatctgttcaaaataacacttTATTCAACAATGGACAAACTATATTCGCAACTGGTCCTTCGGGAATGGTTATAAGAACCCCGACATCCCAAGGAAAGTTAATCCAACAACAGCACAGTCCTGTTGCACAATTTTTATCCCCAAATGGAGGACAGTTTATCATGAATGGTTCCCAGTTTAGCGGGCAGTTAAGCCCATTAGTAGCAAGCGTCAGTCCTAATCAACAAGTAACTTTTAACAGTCCCCCACAGCAGATACGCTCTAATAATTCGTTACAACCACCCCAGCAAGAATACATACAtatgaatggtcaaactttgaTTGTGCCGTGTTCTCCAGCATCCACTATACCTGTATCAAATCAAACATCAAATCAAAATACCACGTTTCTTCAACAGAACACTACAATAGTTCAGCAACAGACTACAATGCTGACAAACCAAGGGTTGCAGAATTTCCCGAATAATCAACAGGGGGGATCCAAATCGACAATGTTAAATTCAA gtATTGAGGAATCAAGGGAAAGCCCAAAATCATCTAGTCACTGCAGACAGTCAGTTTCAACACAAACGGCTGTAAATCAAAACGTTCAGGCAATTATCACAAACACCTCTTGTCAAACGTCAACAATATCTGCGTCCAGTCCTCCAGATACTACCACTATGAGTCCCGTTCCAGTAGCATCAGAAATGCAGAGCCCCATACTTGCCGACACTACTACACATAACGACGATGGGTTGTCTCCCGTACCCTTGAGCTGTTCAACTGGTCGCAATGAAAGTAATATTAGATCTGAATCTCAATCTTGTACCATG